TCGTAACATATCTGTGTTATAAAAAAACGAAAATACCGTCTTTTGGATTCGATCAGAAATGGAGTAACCTGCTTTCCCTCTCACAACTATTTCTGTTACTTCCGTATTTGATCATTGGATCAACATGGTTACCAGCGGTCTTTTTCATGATTTTTATCGGGATTGAGTGGGTCAGATGGGATGTTTCCACCAAATTTAATGGGCTTCAGAATGATGTTGAGCAGTTCGAAATGGAACGACTTCATTTATCCGAAACATTTCGGGTTGTACGAAGTGAACGGCATGATTTTCTCAAACATATTTCTTCGATCCACTATATGCTCGAACATCACCATCACGAAGAGGCAGCTGCCTATTTAGACGATTTGGTGGACGGTTATGAAGAAACCAACCTTTCTATTAAAGGGGAACGTGGAAGTGTGGCCGGAATTCTCCACCAAATGTACAATCGAGGAAAGGCTTGCGGGGTAACGCTGATATATGATGTGGATATGCCCCTTTCCACGTTGCCCCTTCCAGATAAGAAGATTGTGACACTCCTTGGGAATCTGTTGTCCAATAGTATAGAGGCTTCCGCCGAATGGCTTGAACATTATGGTAATCAAGCAAGCGTCAGCCTTCAGTTTTATAAACGAAGCGGCCTATATATGCTGGTTTGCAAGAACCCTTCCCTCCCGATATCACCACCGATCCTTGATAAGCTTTACCAAAGCTACGGACATACGACAAAGGAAGGCCACGAAGGTCTAGGCACCAAGATCATTCAAGAAACCGTGAAAGAATACAATGGTTATCTGGATTTTGTTTATAAGGAAGAAGAATTCACGGTGAAAATTAAAATTCCGGCGATTCATTAGAGAAATACTATGGATGCTTGACGAAATCGTAAAAGTTTTATCACCGATCTTTATTCGTATCAAAACACATTCTTACGTTTCAGAAAACTCATTGCAGGGAATATTCTTATGAATGAATCGAGAGGAGGAACCTCAATGAGTGGAGCATCCGGAGCTGTTTTGTTTATAATTATTCCTCTATTAATCATTGCGGTCATAATTGGAATAACGATTGGTTACTTTAGAAAAAAAGCGAGAAAAAATAGAAATTTCTAGGACTGGTTGTTTTATTGACTTGAGAAAAAGGCTCGGAAGTTCGAGCCTTTTTTTATTTCATATCGACGTGGACCTAAAGAGACATATTTATGATGGTATCATTTATCGATGACCATCCCTGCGCGCTTGCTAATAATATGCTCTGTATACTTCACCAACGAGCCCCTTTAGCTGATGGACACCTGTGTCTGTATTCGTCATGATGACCAGACCTGCCCCTTCATTTGGATATGCAACCATCATACCTTGAAAGCCGACTCCCCATCCCAGTGAGGAAACTTCTATCCCTATCTCATGAGTATCACGAAAGGCACCAAGCCCCATCCACTCTTTTTCAAATTGAGGTGTTAACAACTCTTTAGCATTGATTGTAGAAAATAGATTACTTTTTCCTTTGATTGCATTCATCCATTCAATCACCAATAGAGCCACATCCGTTGGGGTGGTCCATAATCCTGAAGCTGCAGGATAGGGGTATATTGGGTATTTTCCAGCTACCAAGCCACCATCCTTGGTATGACCGTAGGAGAACTGATCTTTGGAAGCCGGCAGCTGAAAAGAACTATTATTTAATTGTAGGGGCAGGAATAAATATTTTTCCATTACCTCTTCAAATGATTTCCCCATAATATCCTCTATTACAAGCTGGATGACGCAGAAGCCGGCATCGGAATATGAAAATTCGCTTCCAGGCTTATATTTCACTTCGATTGGAATCTCACAATAGGGTGTTTTCCCTTCCAATATTTCGACCATGGAAGGGGTATCAGACATAGATAAGATTTCAGAAAAAGAGCCTTCCGGATCCACAATCCCTGAATGGTGACTGAGTAAATGCCTCAATGTTATGATTCCGAGAGAATTCAAGGGAACTTTCCATGATGACAGGCACTCATTAATATCTCTATCTATATCCAGAATGCCCTGTTCAGATAGAGTCATCACTAATATGGAGGTGAAAAACTTACTGATTGAACACGCATGAAAGATTGAGTCATGTTCCACTCGTCTATTTGTTCCTGCCTCAAGGAAACCGAAGCAGTCGGTTTTACTGATGCAGGCGCCTTCAATTGTAGCCATGCTGACTCCGACTATTTGATAATCTTTCAATTTTTTTTCAAAGTTGATCGTTTGTGGTTTCATAGGACCCCCCTATTCATATCTATACAGTTTGAGCGCCAGCGTATACTATCACATCACCGATAGATCTGACCAAATCACAATAACTGGATTAAAATTCATTCTTTTCAGAGAGCATCCTTCTGATCAACCGGATCTGGCCCCTGTGATTGATCTCATCTTCGAATACATGAAACCAGATGAAGTAATGGTTAGAGGGCTGGTTATCCCATAATCTGCTTTCAAAGAGCCATTCATCATTACGCTCGGAAAACTCCTGGTACGTTTTCTTACTGACCTCCTCAAGTTTTTTCAGATAAAATTCTAAAGGATTCCCCTTTATATTCTTTCGACCTTCTTCTCCAAGACTATAGGCCGCACCCCATTCAGCCACTTCATGTTCGTTTGGCCTTCTCCCATCAAAAAGTTCTATTTGAAACCCTTTTTCTACCGCCGCCATATGGAGCAATAGAGCCCCTATACTGTTGGCACCTTCGCACGGTAAAAAATCCAGTTCAGATGGGGTTAATCCTCTCACACTGTCCAATGTCGTTTTTCTGGCATAGTCCATCTGGGAGACCAGGTAACTGATTTGCGGACTATAACTCTTTCTTGTGTCTATTTTATATTCCATAGATTATCGCACCTTATCTGTCATATTGATTAAACAACGGAAACCGAGTCCCGTTGTTTCACTGGGAGAACGTCTTTAGGTACCCATCCCTCTTTCCCATTTTTCTTGATGAGGTCATATCCTGTGCAACTACTGTCTACAACCGATATGATATCTCCAATATCCACAGAAATCTGCGCACATGAAAGATCCGTTTTTGCCGAATAGGTTCCCTTTTCACTTTCATGAATGTACTCATTTTTAACATATAATAGATCATCCGTTCCAACTTGTTTGCACAGTGTAAAATGCTCAGATGGTTGAAGGGGGATCAATTCGTAGTTTGGGTAGGAAATAGACCCCGACATGATTGTTTCTGATATGTAGCCCTTCACCACTTCACATGTTAAGTGATGATCAGTATAGATTTTGGAAAAGCTGTCCCCGTTCTTGGTTCTATGTATGATAAATGCATTTAACTGACCTGTCGATTTAATGACATTCCCGCCGTCAATGGAGATGATTTTCTTATCTTTACTTACAACCGGATTATTGGACGGAATGTCACTCGCATAATTGACAACAGGCCAATGGCCGACAATGACATATTTCCCTGTTCGATGTGATTTCTCCATGAAAGCAGGCATCGTGATCGCAGATATTCGATCCGTTTCTCTCCAATCCTTACAATCATCAAGACCAGCATGGACGAAAATATAGTCGTCTGTTTCGATTGCAGTTGGTAATTCCATCAGCCACTTGATTTCATGGGAGAAATGTTGTGTAAGGATATCTTTCACCTCCTGAACCGTAGTATCTTCTTTAAGTTCAAACCCTACTTCATCAAGCCACTCTTTCAAGATGGAATGTTTTCTTGATCTGATGTAGTTCATCAATTTGGGATTCTCTTCAAGAAGATCTTCTACCACAGTGTCGCAATTCCCTTCCGTTACATGAACGTTCGGGTTCCTCTTTGTTAAATCCATGATATATCGGACAGTCCCTTTACTATTGCTTCCTTTTTCACAAAGATCACCGTTGATAAATAGATGGTCTTCTGAACTGAAATTTACTTTTTGTAACAGTTTGATAAAAAGATTCAGTTCTCCGTGTATGTCCGAGATGACTATGACTCTGCCTTGACTTGGTAAGGTCACTCTTTTAATTTTCTTCAATGTGGTCTCCTTCCTCGAGCATCACTCTTATTCATTTAGGCTGAAAATTCGGCTTTCTAAAACATATTCCAATAATTCCTCTATTCTCCCCGAACACTTTTTCACCTCGGGTAAGTGGTAAAACGTAGTCGTGTTTGCAAGATCATGTACCTCATCATTGGGGGAATACAAGATGATCCGTTTTCCAAGTCCCAGCGCTATTCCCAGTTCGACGTGACTTCCTTTTCCACCAGGGAGTATGATGACCACCACATCTGATTCCGTGATGGCATCTTTTTCATTCTGTCCGATGTACTGAAGGTCTTTCACTGTTGATGCGCGATCGTTCCTGGTCCAATCAAATGTGTGGATATAGCCTTTCTGTTCAAGCCGATCACTTACATGCCGCACAAGTTCCTTATTTGCAAAGCTTGAGCCGATATAAAACTTCATCATTAACACCCTCTTCCTAAATACAGCTATTGAGAATCCGAACACACATTCTAATTATTCCAAATTATTTAATAAAACACAATCCTTTCCAAAATAAAAAGGTGCCACCCAAATGTAAGGGTTGACACCTTCTCTACTCCTTCAACCGGTCCCGACGCCGATCAATGTAAAGTGTTCCATTTTCCTGCAACTCAACATAAAATGCATCTTGAAGTTTCACTTGGAAGTAGTTCAGCTGATTTCGAAGCCACTCTTCAGATATGCCCACTTCCTTTAAATTCTGATACAGGATGTTCCCATCAACGATTAATTCTGTTGGGAAGTATGTAGGTTTACCGGTAATGATATCCTGATCCTTTTTGGTTAAAGGTTGATTGCCGGATTTTAAAAACACGGTCAATTTCCCATCAGGTTCGAAGATGGCCGTATCAACTTCGTTAGTAGAAAAAACATTTTTTTCTCTTAGTAGCATGCTTAAATCATCCATATTCAGATGATGCTTTCCTAACGTATCTTCAAGAATTTTACCATCCTTCATGACAATGACCGGCTGCCCATCCATCACTACCCGTGCTCTCGGTGATTTGAGTCCGATATATCCAACCAGGAGCGTTAGAACACTCCACCAGATAAGGCTCGTCAATCCTTCAAAAAAAGGCGTCTTCGATTCACCTGCAATATCTGCTGCAATGGAACCGATGGTGATCCCGGTTATATAGTTAAAAAAAGTTAATTGGCTCAATTGTTTCCTTCCGAGCAAACGGGCGACAAGGAGGAGAACCAGGAAGCTTGCTGTTGAACGTGCAATCATTTCAAAGTAATCCACGTGAATCAATTCGGTTCGACTCCTACAGGTATTTTCTATTAGTATTGTTTAATAAGTATCTAATATACTTTCCCCCGTCAACATGCATTTGAATTATCCCCCTACCACCCACTTATGAAGTTATCATGATATCTGCCGATTCCGCAGGATGATACCGATTGATATAATAATCTTCTGCTTTCCAATATCTATTTTCGAATTTTGACCTATTCTTTTTCGTTTCATTAGATTCGCGGTTAAACCTCGTCTCCCTCGGGCAGTCCAAATAGATAATCTTGTCAAAAAAATGTTTCCATTCCTCCCGCTGAAGAAATACTCCCTCTATGATGATCAATCCTTCCTTTGGCAGCGGAATGGTCCTCTTTTCATGATTGTCCTTTGCCCCGTCATAAAAAGGGAGAGTGACTTGTTCTACTCTTTTCAGCTTTTTAAAGAAGTGATTTGAAAGCCAGTCGACATCCCATTGCAAATGAAAATATTCATGCCATTCTTCTGAACCAGTATAATAACGGCGTGCCCGTTCAACGATAAAATCATCCAGATGAAAAATTTGAAAGGGACGATCTTCTTTCTCTAATGCAAAGCGTAATTGTTGAACCACAGTAGTTTTCCCCGAACGACTTAATCCATCTATCCCCAACAAAAATCTCGAATCATCATGCTGGGCACCCATATTCCTCAACAAATCCATATAGGAATTCATCATATCCACTCCCCTACCTCTTTGAAAGCTTCACATCATATTTTACCATTATTTTCATAAAAGAGGGACGGACCTCTCTTTCCAGAGCAAAATCCTTTTGTATAGGGATTCTTTCTGAAATATGGAGGTCCGTCCCTCATTCTATACTTCAATGAAGTGGGTTGGTTTGCCAATGGTGTAGAGCTTTAGTTCGTGCATGGCTCGTGTGCATGCGGTGTAGAATAGTCTTCGTAGACTTTCTTCATCGTATGTTTGGGAGGATGCGTCGTAAATGATGACAGCGTCGAATTCGATTCCTTTGGCTAAATAGGCAGGTATGACGACAACGCCTTGTTCATATTCGAGGGATACGCTCTTCATGAGTTTGAGGTTCTCCACATGGTGTAATGAACCAAATACCCGCTCACTTTCTGCAGCCGTTTTGCATATGACGGCGATGGAATGGTACCCATGTGCCTTCCATTTCTCAATTGTTTTGGTAATGTGATCATGCAGGTCATCATGGTCTGTGACTGCCGTTATGACAGGAACTGCTCCGTCCCGTTCGAAAGCGGAGATATGTTCCCCGCCGGGAACCAGTCTTCGTGTAAAATCTATGATTGGTTTAGTGGACCGGTAGCTCTCGGTCAGGTTGATCTGATCTGTTTCATCCGGACCATACAATTCTGTCAGATTACTGAAATCAACATGTTCATTTGCATGAGCAAAGATCGCCTGATTAAAATCTCCTAAGACGGTCAATTTGGCTGAAGGAAACAGCCTCTTGATGAATTCAAATTGAAACGGAGAATAATCCTGAGCTTCGTCGATGAGTACATGCTTAATGGATGTATTTGTTTGGAAACCGAGAATCAGCTCTTTTAATAGTAAGAACGGCGTCGCGTCTTCGTAATACAATTGCTCTTCGTCAAGCATTCTCAACGTCAAACGGCAAATATATTCCCATTTCCCTGGTGTATTCCTACTCATTAAAGAACGAATCATCAGAGGATCTGTAAAGAGCTGCTGATAAACACCTTTCACATCCACATACTGGAGTGTTTTGATCCATTTACGGAGCTTCTTGAACCTTTTACGTACAACCAATCTTCTCAGCGCTTCGTACTCTACTTCATAATCATCGGGGATATTTCTCTTCCTAAAGTACTTACGTGCCTTATGATATTGCTCATTGCTCATCAATTCAATGGCTTCTTCCACCCAGGACTCCATCCGTTCACGTTTCTCCGCCTGATCTATTTGACTATTAAGCCATTCAGTCAGCTTTTCAAGCCTATTATGAAAGCGAAGTGATGTTTCACATGAATAAAAACGTTCGGTAATCTCTTCAGCCGTAAGAATCGTCCTTCCCCTGAACATAATTCCTTTGAACTTCATCCCTGATCCCTCTAAGGATTTCCTATATGATTTGATTGCTTCAAAGAAATCGGTGGATGCCTTGAATTGGATGCTCGCCGTACGTGTTTCATACATTTGGCGGTTACCTTCCTTCCTCAACACGTACTCGAGTTGATCATAAGGGCCCTCCACCTGGAATTCCATGCTTAATCGGTGGTCCAAATACTCCTGGAAAGTCACCTGCTCCATGTTTTCTTCCCCAAGTTCAGGTAGAACTTGAGAAACATAGCTGTTGAACATAGAGTTAGGTGAGAATAAAACGATTTGATCCGCTTTCAACGTTTCCCTATATTTATATAGTAAGTACGCGATACGCTGCAGGGCAGCAGATGTTTTCCCGCTTCCTGCTGCTCCTTGAACAATGAGAAGCCTGCCGTGGTCATGCCTGATAATCTGATTCTGTTTCTGTTGAATCGTGGCGACGATGCTATGCATGTGATTGTCTGTTCTTTTCCCAAGTACTTCCTGTAATATCTCATCGCCAATCGTCAGGCTCGTGTCGAACATGGACTGAATCACACCATCCCTGATGAGATACTGCCACTTGCTTTCCACGATCCCACGGATGACGCCACCAGGGGTCGTATATTCTGCTGGCCCTGGTGGATAATCATAATAAACACTTGAAATGGGTGCCCGCCAATCGTAAACAAGAAAGTCATCACATGTTTGATCAGTCAGGGTCGATATCCCGATATAAACCCTTTCAGTGGGTTCTCCTTCTTCCGTGAAATCGATGCGCCCGAAATAGGGCTTCCCTTTCATACTGTGCAATGCTGATAATTTTTTTTGTGCCTGTTTGTGAGTACTCTCCGAAACCGTCAACGATTGCGCCTGCTGCCTTAAAGCAATAACGGTTTCAAGAAAATCATCGAAGGTATCTGTATTTACCTTTACCTCATCCCAGAAATGATTTCGGGTCTCCGCCACTTCCTCCATGCGCCTTCCTGTTTCGGTTTCCAGGGTTTCGATCTGTCGCATGATGGTATCAATCACATCGTCCACTCGTTTTTGCTCATGCCTAATGTCAGATTTCATCTCAGCACTCCTTCAGCTATAAAATTCAGGGTTGACTAATGAGGGTATTATGTTATATAATTATTATTGAGGCAATGTGAATATTTTCGCCCGCGTAAAAAGTGTTTCTGTATTAATTTATCATAATCACAAGACATTTACAATAACAAAATGAAACCTGCACCTACTATTTAACATAGTGGTGCAGGTTTTTGTGTATATATATGCTGCTCCCTCGTTCTAAAAAACCCCATTCTCGTTCAAGGGGTCTTCCGGAATCGGTTGACCTATATCCCATAATTCTACGATTTTTCCATGTTCAAATCGAAAAATATGGACAACCACTGCCCCTGGATCATCGGGGTTCTGCCTTACATGGGAATGAACTGCTACTGTCTCTTCATCTGCCATCGCTCGTTTCACTTCAAACCTCTTATCGGGATTTTTCACGGCATTGTCTTCCATGGCGAGCATGAGCGATTCCGGCTCACCACGAAAATAGGGGTTGTGATGACAAAAATCATTTCCTGTGTAATCCTTAAACGCTCCACGGACATCCCCTGACGCAACCCGCTCCAGAAACGAAACGGCTATTTCTTTATTGGACCTTGTATATGATTCAGACACTTCCATCACCCTTTCACTCTATATTGAACACTCTTCACTAACTCACTAGTACATCATAAAAAGTCCCGTTAAAAAATAAAGTGATGTCCCCTATCGTTCCAATGCAAAAAAAGGTGAAATAATAGGTTGCCTTTGTCACTTCTTTTTTGAAAAGCTCTTTAAATGCTTGAATAAAAAGTCGATCAAATTTAAACCAACTGAGTATCCAGGCAATGATAAGGAAACTGGCGATTGTCATTTTCCATCCCTCCCGACCTGCTGATGACATGACCCACTATACCGTCATCTTCCAACTGGTACTTGCCAGCCATTTCTCTTTCTCTTTATAATCAGGTACAATCTTCCCAACCAGCCTCCAGAAAGATCGATCGTGGTTGAGGTGGATCATATGGCACATTTCATGGACAACGACATAATCGATGACCTCCTGGGGTGCCATGGCCAATTTCCAATTAAAATTCAGCTGCCTTCTACCGTCGCATGTCCCCCATGTCTTTTGACTATCCGAAATACGTACCGACCTGGGCTTGTTCTTAAAATGATGCTGATGATTAGCAATGCTGCTCTCTACCAGGGACTTGCACCTCTTGTAGTAAAAACGTTTCAACGCCTGCTTTATCCGTTCATCTTCAAGCTCTCTGACCTGTATTTTTAGCGCATCCCCGCTAAAAGTGACAGCGTCTTTCGTGATGTCAGGGGTATGAAGAACTTCAATGGGGAAGCTTTTCCCTAGATACAGGAAAGGCTCTCCATGCTGATAGGACTTCATCTGAGGGCCATTTAAGCGCTCCTTCATTTCATTCGATTTCTGTAGGACCCCATCCCAGTGTTTCTCCAGCAATCGAATGACAGATTCTTCATCCGTCCCTTTAGGTGCTTGGACTTCAATATTTCCATAGCTATCTAGGAAAATGCCGATTGATTTACGGTTTTTATATTTGAGCTGGAATTGAATCGTCTTTCCTGAATACGTATGATTCATCTCCTAACCCCTATATCGGA
The DNA window shown above is from Rossellomorea vietnamensis and carries:
- a CDS encoding sensor histidine kinase — translated: MKIYWLILSLVAFIHIHALFTNLQWDLPLYFTYAAVFFVTYLCYKKTKIPSFGFDQKWSNLLSLSQLFLLLPYLIIGSTWLPAVFFMIFIGIEWVRWDVSTKFNGLQNDVEQFEMERLHLSETFRVVRSERHDFLKHISSIHYMLEHHHHEEAAAYLDDLVDGYEETNLSIKGERGSVAGILHQMYNRGKACGVTLIYDVDMPLSTLPLPDKKIVTLLGNLLSNSIEASAEWLEHYGNQASVSLQFYKRSGLYMLVCKNPSLPISPPILDKLYQSYGHTTKEGHEGLGTKIIQETVKEYNGYLDFVYKEEEFTVKIKIPAIH
- a CDS encoding serine hydrolase domain-containing protein, with translation MKPQTINFEKKLKDYQIVGVSMATIEGACISKTDCFGFLEAGTNRRVEHDSIFHACSISKFFTSILVMTLSEQGILDIDRDINECLSSWKVPLNSLGIITLRHLLSHHSGIVDPEGSFSEILSMSDTPSMVEILEGKTPYCEIPIEVKYKPGSEFSYSDAGFCVIQLVIEDIMGKSFEEVMEKYLFLPLQLNNSSFQLPASKDQFSYGHTKDGGLVAGKYPIYPYPAASGLWTTPTDVALLVIEWMNAIKGKSNLFSTINAKELLTPQFEKEWMGLGAFRDTHEIGIEVSSLGWGVGFQGMMVAYPNEGAGLVIMTNTDTGVHQLKGLVGEVYRAYY
- a CDS encoding DinB family protein, translating into MEYKIDTRKSYSPQISYLVSQMDYARKTTLDSVRGLTPSELDFLPCEGANSIGALLLHMAAVEKGFQIELFDGRRPNEHEVAEWGAAYSLGEEGRKNIKGNPLEFYLKKLEEVSKKTYQEFSERNDEWLFESRLWDNQPSNHYFIWFHVFEDEINHRGQIRLIRRMLSEKNEF
- a CDS encoding metallophosphoesterase, yielding MKKIKRVTLPSQGRVIVISDIHGELNLFIKLLQKVNFSSEDHLFINGDLCEKGSNSKGTVRYIMDLTKRNPNVHVTEGNCDTVVEDLLEENPKLMNYIRSRKHSILKEWLDEVGFELKEDTTVQEVKDILTQHFSHEIKWLMELPTAIETDDYIFVHAGLDDCKDWRETDRISAITMPAFMEKSHRTGKYVIVGHWPVVNYASDIPSNNPVVSKDKKIISIDGGNVIKSTGQLNAFIIHRTKNGDSFSKIYTDHHLTCEVVKGYISETIMSGSISYPNYELIPLQPSEHFTLCKQVGTDDLLYVKNEYIHESEKGTYSAKTDLSCAQISVDIGDIISVVDSSCTGYDLIKKNGKEGWVPKDVLPVKQRDSVSVV
- a CDS encoding nucleoside 2-deoxyribosyltransferase; its protein translation is MMKFYIGSSFANKELVRHVSDRLEQKGYIHTFDWTRNDRASTVKDLQYIGQNEKDAITESDVVVIILPGGKGSHVELGIALGLGKRIILYSPNDEVHDLANTTTFYHLPEVKKCSGRIEELLEYVLESRIFSLNE
- a CDS encoding DUF421 domain-containing protein codes for the protein MDYFEMIARSTASFLVLLLVARLLGRKQLSQLTFFNYITGITIGSIAADIAGESKTPFFEGLTSLIWWSVLTLLVGYIGLKSPRARVVMDGQPVIVMKDGKILEDTLGKHHLNMDDLSMLLREKNVFSTNEVDTAIFEPDGKLTVFLKSGNQPLTKKDQDIITGKPTYFPTELIVDGNILYQNLKEVGISEEWLRNQLNYFQVKLQDAFYVELQENGTLYIDRRRDRLKE
- a CDS encoding kinase; translation: MMNSYMDLLRNMGAQHDDSRFLLGIDGLSRSGKTTVVQQLRFALEKEDRPFQIFHLDDFIVERARRYYTGSEEWHEYFHLQWDVDWLSNHFFKKLKRVEQVTLPFYDGAKDNHEKRTIPLPKEGLIIIEGVFLQREEWKHFFDKIIYLDCPRETRFNRESNETKKNRSKFENRYWKAEDYYINRYHPAESADIMITS
- the helD gene encoding RNA polymerase recycling motor HelD, with protein sequence MKSDIRHEQKRVDDVIDTIMRQIETLETETGRRMEEVAETRNHFWDEVKVNTDTFDDFLETVIALRQQAQSLTVSESTHKQAQKKLSALHSMKGKPYFGRIDFTEEGEPTERVYIGISTLTDQTCDDFLVYDWRAPISSVYYDYPPGPAEYTTPGGVIRGIVESKWQYLIRDGVIQSMFDTSLTIGDEILQEVLGKRTDNHMHSIVATIQQKQNQIIRHDHGRLLIVQGAAGSGKTSAALQRIAYLLYKYRETLKADQIVLFSPNSMFNSYVSQVLPELGEENMEQVTFQEYLDHRLSMEFQVEGPYDQLEYVLRKEGNRQMYETRTASIQFKASTDFFEAIKSYRKSLEGSGMKFKGIMFRGRTILTAEEITERFYSCETSLRFHNRLEKLTEWLNSQIDQAEKRERMESWVEEAIELMSNEQYHKARKYFRKRNIPDDYEVEYEALRRLVVRKRFKKLRKWIKTLQYVDVKGVYQQLFTDPLMIRSLMSRNTPGKWEYICRLTLRMLDEEQLYYEDATPFLLLKELILGFQTNTSIKHVLIDEAQDYSPFQFEFIKRLFPSAKLTVLGDFNQAIFAHANEHVDFSNLTELYGPDETDQINLTESYRSTKPIIDFTRRLVPGGEHISAFERDGAVPVITAVTDHDDLHDHITKTIEKWKAHGYHSIAVICKTAAESERVFGSLHHVENLKLMKSVSLEYEQGVVVIPAYLAKGIEFDAVIIYDASSQTYDEESLRRLFYTACTRAMHELKLYTIGKPTHFIEV
- a CDS encoding nuclear transport factor 2 family protein, which translates into the protein MEVSESYTRSNKEIAVSFLERVASGDVRGAFKDYTGNDFCHHNPYFRGEPESLMLAMEDNAVKNPDKRFEVKRAMADEETVAVHSHVRQNPDDPGAVVVHIFRFEHGKIVELWDIGQPIPEDPLNENGVF
- a CDS encoding M48 family metallopeptidase; amino-acid sequence: MNHTYSGKTIQFQLKYKNRKSIGIFLDSYGNIEVQAPKGTDEESVIRLLEKHWDGVLQKSNEMKERLNGPQMKSYQHGEPFLYLGKSFPIEVLHTPDITKDAVTFSGDALKIQVRELEDERIKQALKRFYYKRCKSLVESSIANHQHHFKNKPRSVRISDSQKTWGTCDGRRQLNFNWKLAMAPQEVIDYVVVHEMCHMIHLNHDRSFWRLVGKIVPDYKEKEKWLASTSWKMTV